TTCCTCTTGAACTCCTCCTTATAGACTGCCTAAATTCACTACATAAAATAATTACATTAATGTTAAAGAGCATGACTGCCATGTTCAAATATTACAAGGATAAAAAAAGTTAACTTTGTAAAAGTTACTCACTCCACAAATGGCATGACTATTGCACAATTCAGAAGCACATATCGATGAGCTTGTAGTTTCTGCATATGTGTtaaaagggaaattttcagaagCTGATCCTGGTTTACCTAATTGAGGAAAGATAGAGGACATTTCAGAAGGCTCGGTAACATTTGGGTCATCACGAACACACCTAGGTCTATTGAACCTTGTCTCGATATCCTCCATATATCGAGAACAAAAGGTAAGAGTCTCTTCAGCTAAGTAACCCTCTGCTATAGAAGCCTCTGCTTGTGCCTTATTCCGTACAAAGGACTTAAAATGGCCTAATTCCCTAGAAAAATAATAGGCAATAAGTATATAAACTATTTAAATTGACCAGAATACATATGGATTTACATTAGAAATGCTAATGAttttgttgcggaagccaaatgtatatagtgtgaataagtcataactactataccaaaaaaattatgacagccaccaaataataaataagacaataaaacaacaataaaaggaacaccagaatttacgaggttcggctaattttgcctactcctcggacacaaccaatattttattccactccaaaaatacaagtgaaataatactaaagagagaagatacaaatgccttaagaagataagaaggcaaatgagaggtgtgtttaaatcctaaatataAGGCCTCATTTTATAGGAAAAAATTCCCACCAAGTTTACTTCCCAACCGATGTGGGATATTGTCATATTCAACAAATCTCCATCTTgacaaaattccacatcttcaattatctctcaataacaaattttggtcgtgtcttcatcttcaatcttcagcgttcaacaatgttgatcaaatccaaacaatgttgaaacttgaccgcagtcaccacttttgtcagcatatcagcaggattctccgtagtatgaatttttttcactgtgactccaccttcttctataatttctcgtacgaaatgataccgaacatcaatgtgcttcgtccttgcatgataaacttggttcttcgccaattgaatagcactttgactatcacaaaatattgtgatatttttttgttcaacaccaagctcttttagcaatccctgaagccaaattgcttcctttacagcctctgtaatagccatatattctgcctctgttgtagacaaagcaactgttgactgtaaAGTAGACTTctaactaactggtgcctttgcaaaagtaaacacataaccagtagttgatcttcgtttgtccagatcacccgcaaaatctgagtcacaatatccaactatagactgattgtcttcctgctcaaaaactaacccaacatctacattattgtgaatataccgtagaatccacttcacagcttgccaatgctcctttcctggattatgcatatatctgctaataactccaacagcttgtaaaatgtcaggtctcgtacagaccattgcatacatcaagctaccaacaacatttgcatatgctacccttgacatatactcctgttcagcttcatcatttggcgacatagtagtacttatcttaaaatggggagcaagtggagtactaactggcttagtcttttcatctatgccaaaacgttgtagtactcttttcaaatattctttctgagataaatagagtttctttgaacgtctatctcttattatctccatgccaagaattttctttgcctcgcccagatccttcatctcaaactccttcttcagttgaatcttcaacttatcaatttcttccgaattcttggaagctatcaacatatcatcaacatataagagaagatatacaaaggaaccatctttaagcttgcgcaaatacacacaatgatcgtatttgctcctcttgtacccttgccgcaacataaactcgtcaaatcgcttgtaccattgtctagaagattgtttcaatccgtacaacgatttttcaagtttgcacaccatattttcttttccagcaacttttaatccttctggctgagtcatgtagattttctcctccaagtttccatgtaaaaacgcagtttttacatccatctgaactagttccaaattcaattgtgctaccaaagccaacataattctaatggaggaatgttttacaactggagaaaatacttcattgtaatcaattccctccttttgagcatatcctttgaccaccaatcttgctttgtagcgaacatctacttggttaggaaatccttccttctttgcaaatacctatttgcacccaattgctttctttcccttcgggagattggccaatctccatgtatgattctgatgaagggattgtatttcatcattcatggaaatcttccacttatcttcttctgaactttggacagcgtctttataagtggtaggaacatcatcagctacaattgaggttgcacaagcaaccgtatctatgagacgaacaggttttgttattgttctttttggcctgctggttgctattgattcaagttgttgttgaggttcctaagttggaatctcctctactggctctccttccagagggtatctttatttgtttcctcctctgcttcttgtgtaggaaaaataaattttccctcaaactccacctgcctagaagcaccttcattttgtttggtatcttctgttaccttatttaccatagcagattcatcaaaggtaacatccctgctgaatattactttctttgtcataggacaccataagcggtatcctttgactccagaagtaattcccataaaaatagccttctttgcccttggatccaattttgactctgtcacatgataatatgcagttgagccaaacacgtgcaaaaagtcataatctacagcaggctttccgtaccatttttcaaatggtgtcttgccatcaacaacaacagatggtaagcgattaatgaggtggcatgcatatgtaactgcctcagcccaaaattctttgcccaagccagcattggacaacatacaccgtaccttctccagcaaggtccggttcatacgttctgccactccattctgttgtggtgtatgtctgacagtgaagtgtcggacgatgccatcattttcacagaccttattgaaatgatcatttttgtattcacatccattgtctgtgcgaatacacttgatcctcttgcctgtttgattctccaccatcgtcttccatttgagaaaaattcccaacacttaaTCTTTGCTCTTCactgtatacacccacactcttttggggaaaaatcatcaacaaaggttacaaaatagtgtttcccacccaatgaaggtgttttggaaggaccccaaacatcagagtgtacataatccaaaatgtctttagtattatggatcactgtaccaaatttaacccttgtatgtttccctttgacacaatgctcacaaaactccaagttgcaagcctttactccttttaacaatccttgatctgatagagttttcaaggattttcctccagcatgtcccaagcacatgtgccatagcttggttgcttctgcctctttgtcgtcactggatgtcactgtcgctgtcccaataactgtactaccatgatagcggtacatattattgttcttccgattagccttcattaccactagtgcaccgaagcatactctcatcactccattttctgcaatgattttgaacccttttgattctagggctcccacagagatgagtttcttcttcaagtccggtacatatcgaacatctgttaatgttctgatcattccatcatggttccttaatcgtattgaaccaattccatatgaggtaagagggctgttgtccgctgtgtggatgactccatattttccttcttgaaaatccatgaaccagtccctgttgggacatatatgatagctacaagccgagtccatcaaccatatgtctgatgatgttgatgactctgttgtaactaatgagaagtttGAATCATCACATTCAACtatatttgaatccataatggcctttccattgttatgtttggccttattcttcaacttcggacagtctttcttccagtgccccttttctcgacaaaaggcacattcatctttgttgggtctggatcttgacttggatcttcccttctttgtcctcgtttgattttgaggatgacccctcacaaatagtgcttctccttctccgcccttctatttttctcgctttctttgttcatagctgtacaaagccgaacaaacttctatgagagaaacttcgtcatttccatgaagtagagtagtttcaaggtgctcgtactcatcaggaagtgatgccaacaacatcaaggccaagtcaccatcatcataagttgtatccatatttgcaaatctgtgaccaacttattgaaactggtgatatgttcattcatcgtggtaccaggaacataggtgaagtgaaacagtctcttcttcatgtacaatttattttgactgtttttcttcaaaaatttatcctccagtacTTTCCATAATTTACCTACAGAAGTTTCCTTtatgtatggatatttctgctctctagcaaggtaggatcgaatggtaccgcaagcaacacggttgagaatcttccaatcttcttctccaataacatctggtttcttttcttcaatagcgaaatctagcccttgttgaaaaatgACATCTAGAAcatcgccttgccacatcccaaaatgttcGGATccgtcaaatatttctaccgtaaatttcgcatttgacacaattcttgtcataagcgaagatgtcaatgatgacgtattgttgacacttgatgtagattcttcttgtttattgtcttccatctttgacacaaatattatttaatagctgacgacacaattcaagattattttctttctggtgtggaaggtcagactaagctgcaaccacagagcatactcagacagaaccttgactcagttaccaagataaatcttttctgatgtggaagatcagactatacTGCAACCACaaagcatacttagacagtaccttggctctgataccaattgttgcggaagccaaatgtatatagtgtgaataagtcacaactactataccaaaaaaattatgacagccaccaaataataaataagacaataaagcaacaataaaaggaacactaGAATTTatgaggttcggctaattttgcctactcctcggacacaaccaatattttattccattccaaaaatacaagtgaaataatactaaagagagaagatacaaatgccttaagaagataagaaggcaaatgagatgtgtgtttaaatcctaaatattaggcctccttttataggaaaAAATTCCCACCAAGTTTACTTCCCAACCGATGTGGGATATTGTCATATTCAACAGATAGATTTACCTCTCCACAGGATACATATGCCGATAATGCACTGGACCTCCGAGTTTTGCTTCCTGTACTAGATGGACAGTTAAATGAACCATGACTGTGAAAAATGATGGAGGAAATAGTATCTCTAGGTGGCAAAGTGTAAGTTCAATGCGCTCTTGGAGCTTATCAAGATCCGAAAGGTTCAAGCTTTTGCTAGAGAGGGCTCTGAAAAATGAGCAGAATTCCACCAAAACTGCAGTGCAACACATTACAGATTGCCAATGGCAGCAATTGCTCAATAATAATATGACAATCATGACTTTTCAATCCAAAAATCTTTTTTTGTACCAAATCAACGCATCTATAAATGTTACTTGAGTAGCCATCTGGTACTACAACATTTTTCAAAGTTGTAAGAAATAACTTTCTGGTATCACACTTATTATCACGTGTAGGCGGCATAAGCGAAAATACAGCAAGGTGATATGTTCCATTATCATCTGGCCAAAGATCACGTTTTATGCCCATTTCTTTTAAATCCTTCCGGGCATTAATATAgtcttttgattttgatttatCATGGAGCAATGTATATATGATATTGTCACATACGTTTTTTTCAATATGCATAAAATCTAAATTATGATACAACAAATTAGACTCCCAATATGGAAGTTCAAAGAATATACTTCTCTTGTTCCATTGCTTAGTTGCTCGTCTTGATCTTTTCCCACTACCATTCAACTCTACTCCTCTCCCTTCTTCTATTTGCCTCAAAATATCAGTTCTTGATAGTTTTAATGGTGGATTTCGTTCCTCTGTGCTTCCGTTAAAGCGAACTCGATTCAATCTAAATCTATGATTTCTTTTCAGAAAGCGTCGATAAACCATAAAGCACCACTTTTTACTGTGACGAAGACGACAAGGTTCTGTGTCAAAGTTACAAGTTGGGCAAGCAAATCCAGTATGTGTATTCCAGCCAGATAGGATACCTAACCCAGGAAAGTCACTAATTGTCCACATAAGCACTGCTCGCATTCTAAAAGATTCATTTGATGAGGAATCAAAGGTTTCCACCCCATCAAGCCATAGCTCACGTAATTCCTTCGGAGGGGTTGCAAGTATACATCAATATTATTTCCAGGCATCTGCTTGCCTGGAATGATCATTGATAGGATGAAGGAGGTGTGCTTCATACACATCCAAGGAGGAAGGTTGTATGGAATCAAGAAAACAGGCCAAATACTATAGGTAGTACTCATTGTTCCAAAAGGATTAAAACCATCACTAGCAAGGCCTAAGCGAACATTTCGAGAATCTGAAGCAAATTCAGAGTGTGTCAAATCAAATGTCCTCCAGGCTTCACCATCCATTGGATGCCTTATCAACCCATTGTTGTTACTCCCTGAAGCATTCCATCTCATATGCTCAGCAGTCTTACGACACATATATAATCTTTGCAACCTTGGTTTCAATGGAAAGTAACGCAAAACCTTTGCAGCTTGCTTTTTCTTATTCTTGGGATCCCATTTAGATGTACCACAATACTTACATGCTTCCAATTCTGAATCACCTTCCCAATATAACATACAATTATTTGGACATGCCGGTATCTTAGTGTAGTCAAGGCCAAGTTTGTTAATGATTTTTTTGGCCTCATAAAACGAAGGAGGTAACTTTGCATTTTCAAATGCATCTCTCAACAAATCCAGTATCATAGTCAATGCCTTGTCGCTTAATCTACACAAGACCTTTATATGATATAATTTTATTACAAACTCTAGCTTTGTGTACTTGCTACCTTCATATAGTGTTTCATTTCCATCTTTGGGAAACTCGTAAGAATCACTCGGATCATCCCTATGCTCTTCGTTTGATATTTCATCTTCACCCAATGGTTGAGATATCTCTACATCAGCAGCTTGGTAAGTATGGTGTCCAAATGCATCATGAATCATTGTTTCTATTGGATCTTCTGGGTAAAATGTCTCTTGCATTACATTTATATTTTGAGAAGACTCTGCCGCCTCTGTTACTCGTTTCTCACCATGAAGatcccaaataacataattttGAGGGAATGGCTTGCAAATCAAATGATCGTGCACTATATCTCTAGTTTTCCACTTGCTAAAACCACATTTAGGACATGGACATCTTATTGTATCTCCTGCAGCCGAATTATTAAATGCAAGCTCTAAAAATTCATCCAAACCAAGTAAGTACTCATTTGTGTTCATTGGATTTCCAATCCATGATTTATCCATTGAAAACTTTTGTTTTTATTAGAGACCAGCCGACATCAATCAAGAAAGAGGAATCATATCTGTCAATGCACTGGGCATGAATGTATAGAGTATACCTCGAAAAAGCAATCCTTCATATTCGGCTACTTCCACAATCTACTCCAAAATTTCAAGAGCTCCTTCAATCCAAGTTATTTCCAGTAACGTAGAGGAAAGAAAAATTCAATGAGGAATccaagcaattttttttttttacagcaAATAATATATAGTAAATTATGGTGAAGGATCGTATAAGCAGCAGAGAGAGAGGGAGGATCTACAAACCAAAATAAACCTAGTCAGAAAGACGGGCTGAAGGAGGAGAGTATATACGTCATTGCCGCTTTTTCTAGGAGAAGTTTATAGAGACAATtcactaaataaaagaaaaataaaataaaatcttcaatacaatttttttttaaaatttattaacgATGTTATATGTGGAGttttctttctttccaaaatATGTGGAGGTTAATATCCTCAAACCTTCAAATATGGTATAAAAACATGATACTATTATTGTGATGTTTTTAAATCTTCACAAAATTGAACTAATTTGTGTCAGTTGTCAAAGCCTCCACAAATTGATGCAATTTGCAGGGTTAACTATAACCCCACAATATGACCCCCTCAAATTTACCCTTTTTTTGTAGTGCTTAGATATATCATGAAAGTGAATTTTACAAATAAGTATACGAGTTTCCCTTAAGAAAATTCAGAAAGGAAAAAAAGGTAGTAATAGATTATTGGAAAATTATAACAGCATGAGATTCAACATATAAAGTTGCAGAAAATATGCAGTGCGTAGATTATTATGATGATGTACGAGAGAAAACGATCAAGGGATTTTGATGACATCACGGTAACATAGGCGAAGCCACCTTTTGCTAAGGATGAACCACCCTTCAttgaaatattataaaaaaatacattatatatataaataaaaatattaattttagatgtataaaatatatattgaaTATCCTTTGTCAGAATTTATGAATATCACTTAGAGTCGTGACATCAGTGTGATAGCTTAACAGATTGATGGCTCTTTATTTGCATCATCAACTATAACCAACACATGAAATATAATCCTACTAGTATATGATTTGCTGATTTATGGCTATATGCCAACGATTTTCGTTGTCCTATGATTAGTTTCCCAGTACCTGCCTCatccttttcattttctttttatctaAAGTTATTTTAAATAATTCGTGAGTAGTACTTATCTTTTTTCACACTAACAAAAAGAATTGGTTTGTTTTGATACCTATAGGGGATGCCCAATACGTAAATGACACTTGACACAAGTCACTATAAGTTAATATATACTTGTGTTTAAGTCATTATTCTACTGTAGTACATATAAAAGTCTTAAGAAGGAACTTTGGAGAAACGACTAAAGTTATCTTCATGTAACATATAAGTTACGTGTTCGAATCGTGGAATTAGTTATTGATGCTTATATTAGAGTAGGCTGCTTATAACACATTTTTTTGAGATGCGGCCTTTCTCAAACCCTACGTAAACACGGAATACTTTATACACCAAACTACCTTTATCTTAAGTTTAAGGTGCATCAACGTGTAATTAATGTTACGTAGTTTTTTATAATGTTGATATGCTTCTCATTATGTCAATAGAAATTAGT
Above is a window of Nicotiana tabacum cultivar K326 chromosome 8, ASM71507v2, whole genome shotgun sequence DNA encoding:
- the LOC142162942 gene encoding uncharacterized protein LOC142162942, whose translation is MDKSWIGNPMNTNEYLLGLDEFLELAFNNSAAGDTIRCPCPKCGFSKWKTRDIVHDHLICKPFPQNYVIWDLHGEKRVTEAAESSQNINVMQETFYPEDPIETMIHDAFGHHTYQAADVEISQPLGEDEISNEEHRDDPSDSYEFPKDGNETLYEGSKYTKLEFVIKLYHIKVLCRLSDKALTMILDLLRDAFENAKLPPSFYEAKKIINKLGLDYTKIPACPNNCMLYWEGDSELEACKYCGTSKWDPKNKKKQAAKVLRYFPLKPRLQRLYMCRKTAEHMRWNASGSNNNGLIRHPMDGEAWRTFDLTHSEFASDSRNVRLGLASDGFNPFGTMSTTYSIWPVFLIPYNLPPWMCMKHTSFILSMIIPGILSGWNTHTGFACPTCNFDTEPCRLRHSKKWCFMVYRRFLKRNHRFRLNRVRFNGSTEERNPPLKLSRTDILRQIEEGRGVELNGSGKRSRRATKQWNKRSIFFELPYWESNLLYHNLDFMHIEKNVCDNIIYTLLHDKSKSKDYINARKDLKEMGIKRDLWPDDNGTYHLAVFSLMPPTRDNKCDTRKLFLTTLKNVVVPDGYSILVEFCSFFRALSSKSLNLSDLDKLQERIELTLCHLEILFPPSFFTVMVHLTVHLVQEAKLGGPVHYRHMYPVERELGHFKSFVRNKAQAEASIAEGYLAEETLTFCSRYMEDIETRFNRPRCVRDDPNVTEPSEMSSIFPQLGKPGSASENFPFNTYAETTSSSICASEFEFRQSIRRSSRGRRPSPIEIERRVNKDFVDWFLRRIVNPDIMDTMSTDLKFLARGPSVNARRFTSYNINGVDRNLQQADLPYYGKLEDIIEINYNGRFKVVLFKCKWADTTRERGYKKDRWSFNCINFDRLIHTGEREEHEPYIEVSQTQMVYYVDDVVNKGWSVVVHLKPKDLYEMGEEVVEDEVCENEPYQEQELEQFFGHGDEYIQLATDHQINEENIVTNLAADANMSE